One window from the genome of Candidatus Didemnitutus sp. encodes:
- a CDS encoding (Fe-S)-binding protein produces MTPTRETFGNIPLSSQLAFYALAAASMAVFAWGVYRRWKLWRLGTSINARDLITGSLAAVWQKVRGGAKRVAIDAGAQQRVRGHGLGTVAHVSLYVGFMALFVGTVLLETDNVLSHLWHGLKFHQGAYYVAYEFTLDVLGLLFLLGTLFFLGRRLVKPPALGHRATDWYVLLGFLAIGVTGYLVEALRILWQQPTGLGAHCSPVGLWLAGWLHLGEAEARHSHFLVWWIHSFLVFAFIASIPFTRLFHFIAGPMHIFLAKNVLGVMPPVTMEEVEATGRVGPADIRHFSQQQLLSLDACMECGRCEEVCPAFATAKPLSPKRVVQDLKGAMEKTAAALAAGKESEVPALHEATIAAETLWSCTACNACVNTCPVRVDQLTFILTLRRHLVAEGGLSGTAATALRRMQSNGNPWGLPATERTAWTDALKPKS; encoded by the coding sequence GTGACTCCCACCCGCGAGACTTTCGGCAACATCCCGTTGTCGTCGCAGCTGGCGTTCTACGCGCTCGCGGCGGCTTCGATGGCCGTGTTCGCGTGGGGTGTTTACCGTCGCTGGAAACTCTGGCGGCTCGGCACGTCCATCAACGCGCGCGACCTCATCACCGGCAGCCTCGCGGCCGTCTGGCAAAAGGTCCGCGGCGGCGCGAAGCGCGTGGCGATCGACGCAGGCGCGCAGCAACGCGTGCGCGGACACGGCCTCGGCACGGTGGCGCACGTGAGCCTGTATGTCGGATTCATGGCGCTGTTCGTCGGCACCGTGCTCCTCGAAACGGACAACGTTCTCTCGCACCTCTGGCACGGCCTGAAATTTCACCAAGGCGCCTACTACGTCGCCTACGAGTTCACGCTCGATGTGCTCGGCCTGCTATTCCTGCTCGGCACGCTGTTCTTCCTCGGGCGTCGCTTGGTCAAGCCGCCGGCGCTCGGCCACCGCGCGACGGACTGGTATGTGCTGCTGGGCTTCCTCGCAATCGGCGTGACCGGCTACCTCGTCGAGGCGCTGCGCATTCTCTGGCAGCAGCCGACCGGTCTCGGCGCGCACTGCTCGCCCGTGGGTCTGTGGCTCGCGGGTTGGCTGCATCTCGGCGAGGCCGAGGCGCGGCATTCGCACTTCCTCGTGTGGTGGATCCACTCGTTCCTCGTGTTCGCCTTCATCGCGTCGATTCCGTTCACGCGGCTTTTCCATTTCATCGCGGGCCCGATGCACATCTTCCTCGCGAAAAACGTCCTCGGTGTCATGCCGCCGGTGACGATGGAGGAAGTCGAGGCGACAGGGCGCGTCGGCCCGGCCGACATCCGGCATTTTTCGCAACAACAACTCCTCAGCCTCGACGCCTGCATGGAGTGCGGCCGCTGCGAGGAAGTCTGCCCGGCCTTCGCCACCGCGAAGCCGCTCTCGCCCAAGCGCGTCGTGCAGGACCTCAAGGGCGCGATGGAGAAGACCGCCGCTGCGCTCGCCGCCGGCAAGGAGTCGGAGGTGCCCGCCTTGCACGAGGCGACGATCGCCGCGGAGACGCTCTGGAGCTGCACGGCGTGCAACGCCTGCGTCAACACCTGCCCGGTGCGCGTCGACCAGCTCACCTTCATCCTCACGCTACGCCGCCACCTCGTCGCCGAGGGCGGACTCAGTGGCACCGCCGCCACCGCGCTGCGCCGCATGCAGTCGAACGGCAACCCGTGGGGCCTGCCCGCCACCGAGCGCACCGCCTGGACCGACGCGCTGAAACCGAAATCATGA
- a CDS encoding (Fe-S)-binding protein: protein MSTPAELTAPTVKENPSFEILYWVGCAASYDRRAQRVARAMVRLLRHAGVNFAILGKEEKCTGDSARRLGDEFLFQELATANIETLNKYHVKRIVAHCPHCVNALLKDYAQFGGHYEVVHHTQLLAELIRAGKLPAVAAADVNSGNAGAGDVTYHDPCYLARVNGIHEAPREVLATAIGGRSLCEMKRNRANTSCCGAGGGRMWMEEDPKQRVSTQRAGEALATGAKTVATGCPFCLTMMSDGVAANGAEARVLDIAELLVERLGLNPPAAPAPSAPATPASS from the coding sequence ATGAGCACGCCCGCCGAACTCACTGCGCCGACTGTGAAGGAGAATCCGTCCTTCGAAATCCTCTATTGGGTCGGCTGCGCCGCGTCCTACGACCGTCGCGCCCAGCGCGTTGCGCGTGCGATGGTGCGGCTGCTGCGGCACGCCGGCGTGAATTTCGCCATCCTCGGCAAAGAGGAAAAATGCACCGGCGACTCCGCCCGCCGCCTCGGCGACGAGTTCCTCTTCCAGGAACTGGCTACGGCGAACATTGAGACGCTGAACAAATACCACGTGAAACGCATCGTCGCGCACTGCCCGCACTGCGTGAACGCGTTACTAAAAGACTACGCGCAATTCGGCGGCCACTACGAAGTCGTCCACCACACGCAGCTCCTCGCCGAGTTGATCCGCGCCGGAAAACTGCCTGCCGTCGCCGCGGCCGACGTCAACTCGGGCAACGCTGGCGCGGGCGACGTGACTTACCACGACCCCTGCTACCTCGCCCGCGTGAACGGCATCCACGAGGCGCCGCGCGAAGTGCTCGCCACCGCGATCGGCGGACGCTCGCTCTGCGAAATGAAGCGCAACCGCGCCAACACGTCCTGTTGCGGCGCGGGCGGCGGGCGCATGTGGATGGAGGAGGATCCGAAACAGCGCGTCTCCACCCAGCGCGCCGGCGAAGCGCTCGCGACCGGCGCCAAGACGGTCGCGACCGGTTGTCCGTTTTGCCTGACGATGATGTCCGACGGCGTCGCCGCGAACGGCGCCGAAGCGCGCGTCCTCGACATTGCCGAGTTGCTCGTGGAGCGCCTCGGCCTCAACCCGCCTGCCGCACCAGCGCCGAGCGCGCCCGCGACTCCCGCAAGCTCTTAA
- a CDS encoding acyl-CoA dehydrogenase family protein, producing the protein MAEKELPAHLIGGNFLFSDTKPELVFTPEDLGGDEREMAATAEKFMDKDVLPHLEALEHREEGLARKVFSQACELGLLGLEVPEQYGGLGVGKVAAVGVAEQLSRLAGFGITCGAHSGIGTGPITFFGNEAQKAKYLPKLASGEWMAAYCLSEAGSGSDALGMKTKAVLSPDKTHYILNGAKMWITNAAWADVFVIFAKVDGEHVTAFIVEKTFPGVSTGREEHKLGLKTSSTRRVILEDTPVPVENVLGEVGKGAYIAFNILNLGRFSLGAGTMGGAKDMLRTAVKYAGERQQFGKPLVTFGLIQHKLGEMAARIYAIESALYRTAKQMDDVKATGELVTTIKPGYFRAIEEFALECSAVKVAGSEILTFVADEALQIHGGYGFTEEYSPARATRDARINRIFEGTNEINRLFIPTNLLRRAAKGKLALMAAAMSAFAEAQKEPPSEKSGDDLATAQFLLGRAKKAVLLLFGGAHQKFGDKIIHEQEVLAVLSDICIDLFLGESAVLRALKARAKGGAAAAVHADLALIWINDSVARMENRARDAIAHMASGDELKLQLGLARKMLRWTPLDTVAMRRRIAARLHTVGNYPALIAAK; encoded by the coding sequence ATGGCCGAAAAAGAACTCCCTGCGCACCTCATCGGTGGCAACTTCCTCTTCAGCGACACCAAGCCCGAACTCGTCTTCACGCCCGAAGACCTCGGCGGCGACGAACGCGAGATGGCCGCGACCGCCGAGAAGTTCATGGACAAGGACGTCCTCCCGCACCTCGAAGCGCTCGAGCACCGCGAGGAGGGGCTCGCCCGCAAAGTTTTCAGCCAAGCCTGCGAACTCGGCTTGCTCGGCCTCGAAGTCCCCGAGCAATACGGCGGCCTCGGTGTCGGCAAGGTCGCGGCCGTCGGAGTCGCCGAGCAGCTCAGCCGCCTTGCCGGCTTCGGCATCACCTGTGGTGCGCACAGCGGCATCGGCACCGGCCCGATCACGTTTTTCGGCAACGAGGCGCAGAAGGCGAAATACCTCCCGAAGCTCGCGAGCGGCGAGTGGATGGCGGCGTATTGCCTGAGCGAAGCCGGCTCCGGTTCCGATGCGCTCGGCATGAAGACCAAGGCCGTGCTCTCGCCCGACAAGACGCACTACATCCTCAACGGCGCGAAAATGTGGATCACCAACGCCGCGTGGGCCGATGTGTTCGTGATCTTTGCCAAGGTCGACGGCGAACACGTCACCGCGTTCATCGTCGAGAAGACCTTTCCCGGCGTCTCGACTGGTCGCGAGGAACACAAGCTCGGCCTCAAGACCTCGTCGACGCGCCGCGTCATCCTCGAAGACACGCCGGTGCCGGTGGAAAACGTCCTCGGCGAAGTCGGCAAGGGCGCCTACATCGCGTTCAACATTCTCAACCTCGGCCGCTTCAGCCTCGGTGCCGGCACGATGGGCGGCGCGAAGGACATGCTGCGCACCGCCGTGAAATACGCCGGCGAGCGCCAGCAGTTCGGCAAGCCGCTCGTCACGTTCGGCCTGATTCAGCACAAGCTCGGCGAGATGGCCGCGCGCATCTACGCCATCGAGTCCGCGCTCTACCGCACCGCGAAGCAGATGGACGACGTCAAGGCCACCGGCGAACTCGTGACCACGATCAAGCCCGGTTACTTCCGCGCCATCGAGGAGTTCGCGCTCGAGTGCTCGGCGGTGAAAGTCGCCGGCTCCGAGATCCTCACCTTCGTCGCCGACGAGGCGCTACAGATCCACGGCGGCTACGGTTTCACCGAGGAATACTCGCCCGCGCGCGCCACGCGCGACGCGCGCATCAACCGCATTTTCGAGGGCACAAACGAGATCAACCGTCTCTTCATCCCGACCAACCTTCTGCGCCGCGCGGCCAAAGGTAAGCTCGCGCTCATGGCCGCCGCGATGTCCGCCTTTGCCGAGGCGCAGAAGGAGCCGCCGTCGGAAAAATCCGGCGACGACCTCGCGACCGCGCAATTCCTCCTCGGTCGCGCGAAGAAGGCCGTGTTGCTGCTCTTCGGCGGCGCGCACCAGAAATTCGGCGACAAGATCATTCACGAACAGGAAGTCCTCGCCGTGTTGAGCGACATCTGTATCGACCTCTTCCTCGGCGAAAGCGCCGTGCTTCGCGCGCTCAAGGCCCGCGCTAAGGGCGGCGCCGCGGCGGCCGTGCACGCCGACCTCGCGCTGATCTGGATCAACGATTCCGTCGCGCGCATGGAAAACCGTGCCCGCGATGCCATCGCGCACATGGCCAGCGGCGACGAACTGAAGCTCCAGCTCGGCCTCGCGCGCAAGATGCTGCGTTGGACGCCGCTCGACACCGTCGCCATGCGCCGCCGCATCGCCGCGCGCCTGCACACCGTCGGCAACTACCCGGCGCTGATCGCGGCGAAATGA